In Aspergillus flavus chromosome 3, complete sequence, one genomic interval encodes:
- a CDS encoding putative RecQ family helicase RecQ (ATP-dependent DNA helicase) — protein sequence MINDNLKRRKVDLDFYLHRVFRKKSFRPLQREVVTAAVEGHDVFLQASTSFGKSLCFQLPAVISHGVTVVVCPLLALMTDQVNALQALGVAVATINSTTSLSERREILADLLSGHPRTRLLYVTPELCQTETFRRNLQTIHSQGELNRVAIDEAHCISEWGHDFRPAYKELSWFKRALNNPPVPISACTATATPRVRQDIINLLGLDPGQLKIFNTPSARPNIHYEIRYLPNPIDDSGDSGKAQVNDFVSWLKSIQSRRRARLGGNDANLPPISGIIYVSFRSSSENLAGILSTSWNGNIRAVAYHAGLSSQDRTQIQSQWTSPQSLSEPNDQTPAFYIIVATNAFGMGIDNPHVRFVVHWNPPRSFEGFVQESGRAGRDGRAAASIVYFNTQERDKVLDRLRRDVENAYNRANKKPANGVSKDDPNSNLQNQYARLRSFQKVVRYCESTSRCRHEMIKDFFGDLELERMGSQAPSSEMKTGSSASPCDFACDFCKEGPRGLTLRKARMAIENELMDCTQWDYMSNMEAMYPDAFSGFD from the exons ATGATAAACGACAATCTGAAGCGTCGCAAGGTAGACTTAGACTTTTATCTACATCGGGTTTTCCGAAAGAAGTCGTTCCG TCCTCTACAGCGAGAGGTAGTCACAGCGGCCGTGGAAGGTCATGATGTCTTCCTGCAGGCATCTACATCTTTTGGAAAGAGCCTGTGCTTCCAATTGCCTGCTGTCATCAGCCATGGCG TGACTGTCGTTGTATGCCCTCTCCTCGCATTGATG ACAGACCAAGTAAACGCGCTCCAAGCCCTAGGAGTAGCAGTGGCAACAATCAATTCGACTACCTCACTTTCAGAGAGACGCGAGATCCTCGCCGACCTTCTCTCAGGACATCCCCGAACCCGCCTTCTTTATGTAACCCCAGAGCTATGCCAAACGGAGACGTTCCGGCGAAATCTCCAAACTATCCATTCCCAGGGAGAGCTCAATCGTGTCGCCATCGACGAGGCCCACTGCATCAGTGAATGGGGCCATGACTTCCGCCCAGCGTACAAGGAACTGTCTTGGTTCAAACGGGCCTTGAACAACCCCCCAGTTCCGATCAGCGCCTGCACGGCCACCGCAACCCCGCGTGTCCGTCAGGATATCATAAATCTCCTCGGTTTAGATCCCGGCCAATTGAAGATTTTCAATACACCATCAGCTCGACCAAACATACATTACGAGATCAGATATCTCCCAAATCCTATCGACGATTCAGGAGACTCTGGAAAGGCCCAAGTTAACGACTTCGTCTCCTGGCTGAAGTCCATCCAGAGCCGTCGAAGAGCCAGATTGGGGGGAAATGACGCTAATCTTCCACCTATATCCGGTATCATTTACGTGTCCTTCAGATCATCGTCGGAAAACCTTGCCGGCATTCTGTCAACATCATGGAACGGCAATATCCGAGCAGTTGCCTATCACGCCGGTCTTTCCTCCCAAGACAGGACCCAGATTCAGTCACAGTGGACATCCCCACAGTCACTCTCAGAACCAAACGACCAAACCCCAGCGTTCTACATAATAGTCGCAACTAATGCGTTCGGCATGGGCATCGATAACCCCCATGTTCGATTTGTAGTTCACTGGAACCCTCCCCGAAGCTTCGAGGGGTTTGTACAAGAGTCCGGTCGCGCAGGTCGCGATGGCCGTGCCGCCGCATCAATCGTTTACTTCAACACCCAAGAGCGAGATAAAGTACTCGATCGTCTCCGACGAGACGTTGAAAATGCCTACAATCGCGCCAACAAGAAACCAGCGAATGGAGTATCCAAGGACGATCCTAACAGCAATCTTCAAAATCAATACGCTCGGCTGCGGAGTTTTCAAAAAGTTGTTCGCTATTGTGAGTCAACTAGCCGGTGCAGGCACGAGATGATTAAGGATTTCTTCGGAGACCTAGAACTTGAGAGGATGGGTTCTCAGGCCCCGAGCTCCGAAATGAAAACAGGCTCAAGCGCATCGCCGTGCGACTTTGCTTGTGATTTTTGCAAGGAAGGCCCCAGGGGTCTAACGCTTCGCAAGGCAAGAATGGCCATTGAGAATGAGTTAATGGACTGTACGCAGTGGGATTACATGTCGAACATGGAGGCAATGTATCCGGATGCTTTTTCTGGTTTCGACTAG
- a CDS encoding pentatricopeptide repeat protein, which translates to MPHPNRFQSSPNLRLSPAQGLDTCLSVNCSSMSKPESFSYNASIRRLSSRRPRPSAASIADLFVSSLVMAGYCREHSPRGRGLSTMSAKTSRCEMARWRDRGMTSTGHLSKRRLDYLGSPAKCLGVVHRPRTQRMFNSGIAQKLEDDEGEDIRIPSRSIERPSPRIHHNKAEADQRPHLDGGLPPSQHTLKELKCEPMTSTFTLEDSEHNTSYPVSGENALDRQVDPPAVSTISHYHGKTSPAKELHEATSKLYRSVFGDSLDWKQAVDTVVDDGQVESSSPRPVVLRKDNKEDAVELQSVAVFVEALWDEKKSNQYIFRLYRDLPYPGVSYLSKRSRGALLRRFANPPNRRWVDARRYLGLIEDMVAAKLPVSRSLWSSAIHLAGRASGKVCKRDLVRSIGLWQQMEHVAGVKSDGVVFNILFDIAIKAGQFTVADRLMEEMAKREIAFTRPGKVSKMYYYGMQQDADGIRQTFDAFVSSGEIVDTVVLNCLIVSFLRAGETKTAEQLYHRMMQAQNTVELDLEQRLQHGPSLTSEFIVYRKKTRKLNRLLQVSASLKDQLPEHHRALQEAFPMIPDTRTFHILLAHHAYRSGNLHAFMSVISDMEKTFSIPPRGMIYLLLFDGFAYNGRKRKGWTAERLWNAWRAYLRALYESKNRFNDRFHFRTAKLVWENPLGNSAALLAAQTPTLPRKPMGLYTPLPSGRSEAKTTSEEHQQEQVDESNEASKEDFEELSANDGTTEFDDDIDTDELFSFRGRDQHAEDGELEGLERQIENGVFLGRRMIIIILRAFGACCGPKEVMEVWLHIERLWQPKRRKALDVMAVKEELEKQINKGSRRH; encoded by the coding sequence TCGCCCTTCCGCTGCCTCTATAGCAGACCTTTTCGTCAGCTCGCTGGTGATGGCAGGCTACTGCCGGGAGCACTCTCCTCGAGGACGAGGGCTGTCGACAATGTCTGCGAAGACGTCGAGATGCGAGATGGCGAGATGGCGAGACAGGGGCATGACGAGTACGGGGCACTTATCGAAAAGACGCCTGGATTATCTAGGGTCGCCGGCGAAGTGCCTGGGGGTGGTACATCGTCCAAGAACACAGCGGATGTTCAATTCCGGTATTGCGCAAAAGTTAGAAGACGACGAGGGCGAAGACATTCGTATACCAAGCCGATCAATAGAGAGACCTTCGCCTAGGATACATCACAACAAAGCGGAAGCAGATCAAAGGCCACATTTAGACGGGGGGCTACCACCATCGCAACACACGCTCAAAGAATTGAAATGTGAGCCGATGACGAGCACCTTTACTCTAGAGGATTCAGAACATAACACGTCTTACCCCGTCTCCGGAGAAAACGCACTTGACCGCCAAGTAGATCCACCTGCGGTATCAACCATATCCCACTACCACGGGAAGACGAGCCCGGCTAAAGAATTACACGAAGCTACCTCAAAACTATACCGTTCTGTCTTTGGAGATTCCTTGGACTGGAAGCAGGCTGTTGATactgttgttgatgatgggcAGGTTGAATCATCGTCACCTCGACCTGTTGTGCTTCGTAAGGACAATAAAGAAGATGCCGTGGAGCTCCAGTCAGTCGCGGTATTTGTTGAAGCCTTGTGGGATGAAAAGAAATCCAATCAATATATTTTCCGACTGTACAGAGATCTTCCCTACCCAGGAGTGTCGTACTTGTCAAAAAGGTCACGAGGGGCTCTTTTGCGACGGTTTGCTAACCCTCCTAACCGCCGGTGGGTTGATGCTCGCCGCTATCTTGGGTTAATAGAAGACATGGTGGCTGCAAAACTCCCTGTGTCGCGGTCATTGTGGAGTTCTGCTATCCATCTGGCAGGCCGTGCATCTGGCAAAGTGTGCAAGAGGGATTTAGTGAGATCAATCGGTCTCTGGCAGCAAATGGAGCATGTAGCTGGAGTCAAGTCAGATGGCGTCGTGTTTAACATCCTTTTCGACATAGCCATTAAAGCTGGCCAATTCACAGTCGCAGACCGTCTAATGGAGGAAATGGCGAAACGTGAAATTGCTTTTACTCGCCCTGGAAAGGTTTCCAAAATGTACTACTACGGCATGCAACAGGATGCGGATGGCATCCGTCAGACGTTCGATGCCTTCGTGAGTAGTGGGGAGATTGTTGACACAGTGGTACTAAACTGCCTGATAGTATCCTTTCTTCGGGCTGGGGAAACGAAGACTGCCGAGCAGTTATATCATCGCATGATGCAGGCACAGAACACAGTTGAACTTGATCTCGAGCAGAGGCTACAACATGGGCCGAGTTTGACCTCAGAGTTCATCGTTTATCGCAAAAAGACCAGGAAGCTCAATCGGCTTTTACAAGTATCTGCTTCTCTTAAGGACCAACTACCTGAACACCATCGAGCTTTGCAGGAGGCTTTTCCTATGATCCCCGATACGCGGACATTCcatattcttcttgctcacCACGCCTATCGATCGGGCAACTTGCACGCTTTCATGTCGGTCATAAGTGACATGGAAAAGACCTTTTCAATTCCACCGCGTGGAATGATATATTTGTTGCTTTTCGACGGATTCGCTTACAATGGCCGAAAGAGAAAGGGCTGGACTGCTGAACGGCTGTGGAACGCATGGCGAGCGTATCTTCGCGCTCTCTACGAATCAAAGAACAGATTCAATGATCGCTTTCATTTTCGTACAGCAAAGCTCGTCTGGGAAAATCCGCTAGGAAATAGCGCTGCATTATTGGCAGCACAGACACCTACACTGCCAAGAAAACCAATGGGCTTATACACCCCATTGCCCTCGGGCAGGTCCGAGGCAAAGACCACGTCTGAAGAACACCAGCAGGAGCAGGTAGACGAGAGTAACGAAGCAAGCAAGGAAGATTTTGAAGAATTAAGTGCCAATGATGGGACAACTGAATTCGATGATGACATTGATACCGACGAGCTGTTCAGTTTCCGAGGCCGAGACCAGCATGCCGAGGACGGTGAGCTTGAAGGGCTGGAGCGCCAGATTGAGAATGGAGTATTTTTAGGCCGCCGGATGattatcatcatccttcGAGCATTCGGTGCCTGCTGCGGACCTAAGGAAGTCATGGAGGTCTGGCTGCATATCGAACGACTTTGGCAACCAAAAAGGCGCAAAGCGCTTGACGTCATGGCCGTgaaagaagagctggagaagcagaTAAACAAAGGCAGTAGGAGACACTGA